GCTGTCTTTTGCAATAAACTCTTTTTTATTTGAGTTGTATAAATTTTGGGAGAGTTTTATTTGCTTTTGAAATTCCGGGTCTTCTACCACAGGTGAAACAAATTCAAGTTGATTAGCTTGAGCGTAGAGTCTTATTTTTTTAGCCTCTAATTCGTAGTAGTTCATCTCGTTTGTGCGAGATGTAGACGTTGACTTGGCATTGTTTATTTTTAAAATAACTTCGCCGGCTTTAACTATTTGACCCTCTTGAACTAAAATAGATTCAACTATTCCCCCTTCAAGATTTTGAATTATTTTATTTTGTCCATAAGGAATGACATCGCCGTCCCCTCTTGTAATCTCATCTATTTCTGCCAGAGATGCCCAAGTTAAAAATGCGATAACAGTTAAAAGCCATATCTTTACTACTCTACTCATTTTAGAAGGTGTCTGTTCTAGAACAGCAGCACTAAGGCTGTTCATGAAGCTGTAGTCATTTTTTGTGTATTCTATAGGTTTATTATTTTTGCTCAATATTTTTCCCTTCGTCAGTATCTTTCTTTTTTGTTTGTAGTTGTTTTAGAGCTTCATCTTTTGGAGCGTCTATATATATCTTCCCTTCATTAATCACTATTACTCTATCTACTATTTTTAGTAGAGTCATTTTTTGAGTTACATATAATGATGTTTTATTTATTGTATTTTTAGATAGATTGTCCAATAGTTTTGCCTCAGTAATTTGATCCATAGCGTTGCTCGGTTCATCCATTAACATAATAGGAGACTCAATTAAAAATGCACGGGCGATTCCAATACTTTGTCTTTGACCACCCGAAAGACCTTGCCCTCTCTCACCAATTGGCATTTCATAACCTTTAGGGTGTTTTCTAATAAATTCTGAAGTACCACTGATGTTTGCCGCTCTAATCATGTCGGAATCACTAGCGTGTGTAGCACGATATGTAATGTTGTCTTTTACTGTTCCACGAAATAGCATTATGTCTTGAGAAACATAGCCAATGTTTTTTCGTAAATCTGCAGGGTCTACTTGTTTAATATCTATGCCATCTATAAGTATTTGACCAGAACTAGGTTCGTAAAGACCAAGTATTAGTTTTTGAATTGTACTTTTTCCTGAACCGATACGACCAATAATTGCAACATGTTCACCAGGATTTATTACAAATGAGATATTTTTAAGCGCAGGAATGTCGGTTCCTGGATATGCAAATGTAACATCTACAAACTCTATATGACCTGTAAATTCAGGTCTTTCAAGAAATTTTTTACCTTTTGGTCTTTCACTTGGTTGAGAAATTATTTCATTTAATGTTTCATAAGATGTTTTTGTATCTTCATAATTTGTTAAAAGTGCTGCAACTTGCCCCATTGGAGCTAATGTTCTTGATGTAAGAATAACTATGGCGATAAGTCCACCCATTGATAACTCAAATGCTTGTATGAGGTAAACACCATACACTATAATCATTACGGTATTTAGTTGAATAAAAAGTTGAGTAATAGTTGGAATAGAAGCTGATAATAAACGAGATTTTAGACTTTTTTCTGCAATCTCCCCCGTTGACTCTTCCCACTTCCATTGAACTTGATTTACTGTACCAAGAGTTTTTAGTGTTTCTATATTATTTAGAGTTTCTATGAGTATAGAACTCTTTTTGGCACTAGCTGCATGAGTGCTTTCAATACTATCGCGAAGTGGTTTTTTAATAAAAAAAGCATAACTTAGAATAAGTAACATTGTAACAATAGGAACAAAAACAATTCCACCGCCGATATACCAGATAACTATTAAAAATATTACAGCAAAAGGTAAATCAATTATAGCTGCCATAGTGGCATTTGTTAAAAAGCTTCTAATGCTGTCAAAATCTTTTATGTTGCTGGCAAATGAGCCAACGGAAGATGGATGATTTTCCATCTTAAGGTCTAAAACTTTCTCAAACACAATTGAGGACATAATAATATCACTCTTTTTTGCAGCACTCTCAAGAAGATATGTCCTGGTAAATTTTAAAAATGTATCAAGGATATATATAATACTTACACCAATTGCAAATACCCACAGCGTTTCAATAGCGTTGTTTGGAACTACTCTGTCGTAGACATTCATGGTAAACAGAGGTGAAGCCAATACAAAAAGATTTATAAGCAGTGAAGCATATAAAACATCTTTGTATGTTTTTGCAGATAATTTTATTGTGCTCCAAAACCAATGCTTTTGATTTAGATGGAGTGTTTTAAGTGGATCATCACTGTATTCAAAAGCTTTTTTTATCATAAATCCAAAGCCAATATATTCATCCTGAAGTACATCGGTATCAACCCACTGCTCAATTGCCTCTTCGGCTGGCATTATTATTTTAACTTGAGTTTTATCTTCATTAAATCTGTCTAAAATGCAGGCACCCTGATTTGAGAGTAATATAATCATAGGAAGTTGCAGAGGAGATATCTGAGAGAGTGGTCTCCTAATCAGAGATGATTTAAGCCCAGCTCTCTCAGCTGCACGTGAAAAAAGCCCTTTTGCGTTATTTATTGAAAAGAGTTCTGGAGCATCTCTTCCTACTTCTATGGGCAAGCCGGCAGTCAGAGCTTCTGCTGAAAATGGCTTATGGTAAAGTTTTGTAAATAGAACCAAGCATTCAAGCAAGGAGTCCATTCTTAAATTTTCACTGCTTGTTAAAAGCATTTAACACCTTTTTAATTCTATCTGTTTAGTTTAAGTTTTTTAACTATGATATCTGTGCGGTTGTTTAACGCTACTGATTCACTCTCTTCATCGCTATACATAGGGTTTTTATCTGAATTTGCATGTAGAGTAATATTGTCTTCAAATGCACCAGCTTCTACCAGTTTATCTTTAACTACTTGAGCTCTTCTTTGTGATAAAGCAAGTAAGTCCTCTTTTGACATATTAATATTTTCAACATTACCAAGCAAGTCAAATTTTAGATTTTCCCAACCATAAGGCTCAATTTGTTTTATTAAGCTGTTTAGCCTATCTTCCGCATCTTGCGTAAGTTCTGAACTTTCACCGCTAAATAGGAAACCGCTATATCTTTCTATGCGTTTTATATCTTCAAACGTCTCTTCGCATCCATAAAGACTTTTCATAGGTTTAGGCAATGAGTTATTACAAATATCAACTTCATCAACAATTAAATCTCTGTCAACATCATATAATATAGGAAGCATATCTTTATAAGTATCGTTTAATTCAGGGACGACAACACTGTTTTTATGTATTTTACTTTTAAAACCTACATTTGAATAGCTAACATCACTATCTTCCATAACGGTTGATACAAGCGTACCCATAGCATCTAAGATTCTGTATTTTGAAAAAAGCATACTGTATTCTGTGTTAATTATTTGAGCTTTTGAAGCAATATAATCATTTTGGGAAGATAATAGGTCTAGCAGTGAACGGCGACCCAAATCATACTCTTTGGAGTATAGTGACAAAGTCTTTTGTGAAAATTTTCTGTAATTTTGCAGATGTCCCAACTGATCTGTTAGTTTTTCATACGCAGCCCAAGATAGACTAAGCCCCTCAATTACTTCACGTCTAAGAGTGTTTTTTACCTGCACCTCTTTATGGATGTTGCTTACGCTTTTTTGCAGCGTTGCTTTATCCGCAAACCCATTAAAGAAATTATATTTTAAATATGCCATAGCTCTCAGGTTCTCATACTTACCCTCAACTCCGCTAAGGTTTTTAGTCATATTTTGAGAAATTTCAATGTCTAATGATGGGTAAAAAGGGGCTTTACTTTTATGGTATGTAGCTTGCGCAAGCTTTACATTGTATTTACTTACCAAAAGAGATGGGTTGTTCTCCATTGCAACAAGAGTTGCATCCTCTATATTCTTAGGAAGAATCACAACAAGCTGAGGTCGGCTCATATCTTCATGGTTAATATTACGTCCAAGAACTCTCTGTAGTTGAAATTTAACATCCAATAGTGTGTTTTCTTGTACAGAGTAGTTACTTTTAGCAAGGGCGAGTGATGACTCTATCTTGTTTACCTCAGATAGAGTTGTTAAGCCTGAATCATAAAGTTTTTGTACTTTATTTAATATCTCAGTATTTATATCTATATTTGCCTGTGCATTGTCTAAGAGTTCCTTGTTTCTCATTACCTGCAAATAGCTATCTACCATTTTAAAAGAGGTGTCATTAACTTTTTCTATGTAGCTGTAAGCTGCCGATATTGTTCTGTTTTCATGCTCTTGCACCTGATAGGTAGTTTCAAAACCTTGAAAAAGGTTTTGGGTGTATGAAAGAGAATTCTGATAAACACTGAAGTCAAAGTCGGTGCCGCCAGCTCTTTCACCCTTTTCTTTTCCGACACCGATTGATAAATCAAGTTTTGGATAATACCCCGATTCGGCAATCGTTACATCCTCTTTTGTTGCATTGTAGTTTTTAAGCCTCTCTAAAATAACCGGATTTGTACTTAAGACTTCACTCACTGACATTTTTAGGCTTTGAGCACTTAACAGCGTTGAAGCTATTAAGAGTGATATTGCTAATGTTTTCATTTTGCCCTCGTATAATTTAATCATTTTATTAGCTCAACTTCTATTCTGCGATTTTGAGCACGTCCCTCTTTTGTACCGTTATCACTAATAGGGTTTGTTTCACCTTTGCCTATTGTCGTAAATCTGGAGGCATCAATTCCATACAGAGTCAGTGCCTCTTTAACAGCTTCTGCACGATTTTTAGAGAGTATTCTATTTGAATTGCTGTCGCCAACCGAGTCAGTAAATCCATATATGACAACTTTATACCCCTTGTTCTCTTGTAAAAAGAGTGAAAATTTCTGTAAATTTTTAACCAGCCTATCGTCTACATTATATTTTGCAGTTTCAAAATTTACATTGAGCGTCGCTGTTTGAGGGCAACCGTAACCATCTACTCTAAAATCTTTACTTGTATCCGGACACTGGTCTTGAGAGTCTACAACACCATCATCATCGCTGTCTATTTCACACCCTCTGTAGTCAACTTTTATACCCTCTAATGTGCCGGGACATTTGTCATCCTCATCGGCAACTCCATCGTTATCTGAATCATTGACAATTTTACAACCCTTGAAATCCACTTTAGTATTTGGCGGAGTATTTGGGCACTCATCTTTTGAATTAACAACTCCATCGTTATCGCTGTCAAATTCACACCCTTTGGAATCTACTCTGGTATTTGGAGGAGTAGCAGGACATTTGTCGTCTTTGTCGGCAATTCCATCATTGTCACTATCTAGTACCGGTGCTACCGGCACCTCCTCGACTGATATTGGCTGAATATATGCAAACTCGTTTGTCGCTTCATTTTCTTGCGTTACTTCATTTGCACTCAATGTAAAAAGAACTGAAATCAGTAGTAGTATATCTTTCATTATTTCCTCTTGTTCAAACTAATCTGTACTATTATATCTTGCAGAAGTGATAAAGTAGTGAGTATTGTCAAATATTGTCACTAATTTGTCATTAACTTATATTTTAAGTCTGTAGCCAACACCAAAGTCGTTTCCAATTGTCTCTTTTGGCAGTTTTTTTCTTAGGTTTTTTATAATTGTCTTGAGTGCATCAAGCTTGTCATCGCTGTAGTCATACCAAACTTCGTATATAATCTCATAATAGTCACATGTTTTATTGATATTTAAAAAAAGAATAGTAAGTATTTTTCTCTCTTTATTTGTTAGTGGCACAGGTTTATTTTCACACAGCAACTCTTTTAAATCATAATCCCAAGAAAAGCAATCTTTGAGTATCAGAAGTTTTTTTGGTGAAACGGTAAATTTTGACAACTCTTGCAGCACAAGATTAAGCGCATTCTTTAACTCATCTCTAGTAATGGGTTTTATTAAATATTTTGTTAGCATGAGTTCAGTTGCTTCAAGCAAGTAGTGTGTTTCAGAGTGGGCTGTTAGCATAATAACTTTTATACTATGATCATTTTCTCTGATTTTTTTAAGTAGATTAATCCCGCTTAGTTTTGGAATATTAATATCAACAATTAATATATGAGGCTTTTTATCTTTATAAATCTTATACGCTTCCTCTCCATCGCAAGCTTCATAAACATTTTCATAATATTTTTTCAAAAAACGGACATAATTCTCTCTTGTGGCATCTTCATCTTCGACAAATAAAATATTATATGGAAATTTATTCTCACTCATCATCACCCTTTAATATTATTTCAAAACAGGCACCGCCATTACTGTTTTTTACGCTTAGTTTTCCACCCATACTCTCTTCAATCATCATTTTTGATATGTAAAGACCCAACCCTGTCCCTTGAGACTTATGCTTGGTGGTAAAGTACGGTTCAAAGATTTTAGAGATTATCTCCTTATCAATGCCACCTGCATTATCACAAATTGTTATTGAAAAATTATCATCTACCTTTTCAGCGCGAATAGTGATTTTTGGCTTAAATATATTTCTATGAATAAACATAAACTTTGCATTATTTAATATAGTTATAATTGCCTGTTGCAGTTCATTTCTGTAACTATTGCATAGTAACTTCTCATTAAAATATGTTTTAACCTCTATATTGTTTGATTTTAGAGTCCCTTTTACAATATATACAGAGTGTTCTATTAACTCATTCAATGAAAATTTCTCTCTCTTTTTGTTTTTGTTAAAAAAATCTTTAAAATCATCAATTGTTTTTGACATGTATTTTGTTAAAGACTCTATTTCCAACAATTTTTCTTCAATTACAGAGTCATTGATTTTCTTTTCATACAAAATATCATCAATAACCAAAACAGCGGAATTGATCTGCGACAGAGGCTGCCTCCACTGATGAGCAATGTTTTCCATCATCTCTCCCATAGATGCAAGCTTGCTTTGAGTAAAGATTATTTTATCTCTCTCTTTAGATTTTCTCAGCTCTTCTTCTACGGTCTTTTTTAACTCTTCATCTACTCTTTTATTATTATAATATCTGTACATTAGAAAGATGACGATAGCTGCAAAAAACGTTAAAATTGCAAAATACGGTGTATAAACAGAAAATGTGTCGCTTAAATGTTTTGTTGTCTCATTTGAGTATAAATTTGTTATAAATAGTATTGAAAATATTTTTATTACAGTCTGCATGGGCGCATTTTATCACATAAATATTGATAATTTCAATTATGATATAATCACAACTTAAAATAATTATGAAAAGTGATAAATGCGTTCATCAGATGTAAGTTCAATTTTAGATAATAAAGATAAATTATTAACTCAAACATATTTCGATTTACAGAGATTTTTTGAAGAGAAATACGGAAGTGATACAGTCGTATTTATGGAGATAGGCACTTTTTTTGAGGTCTATGAAGTAAACAATGATGATGAACAGATTGGTAAAGCAAAAGAGATAGCAGAACTTTTAAATATTCAGCTAACTAAAAAAAATAAAAATATTATAGAAAACTCTGATAAAAATCCGCTGTTGGCTGGTGTTCCAGCTGTCTCATTTGAGCGCTACTTAAACCGTGTAATATCGGAGCAAAAATATACCGTTATTGTTGTAAAGCAAAAAGGTAACCCGCCAAAAATCAGCAGATATATCTCTCAAATCGTCTCTCCAGGAACTAATTTTGACCATATTGTAGATAATGACGACAACTATATAGTCTCAATTTTACTTGATAAATACAAAGATATATACACAGTAGGGTACAGTGCTATAGATGTTACAACCGGAAAGACTTGGCTTTATGAGTCTCATGGGACAAGTGAAGATCCATCTTACGCACTTGATGAAGTTTTTAATCTTTTAAATGTTTACCGCACATCAGAGGTTGTTGTTACATTCTTAGATGGCATTGCAGACCAGCGACATGTTATGCAGTATCTTGAGATTCCAGACCATTATCACTACAGCGTAAACAATGAGAGACCTAAAATAGAGTTTCAAAACAGGCTGTTTAAAGAGGTTTACCAGATACGTTCACTTCTCTCACCGATTGAGCATTTGGACTTAGAGAGAAGCCCTATGATTACAGAGTCATTGGCAATTTTAATCCACTTTGTTATTGAACATGATATACATATAGTCCAAAAACTTGACCTTCCAAATATAATAGATAATCGCCGCTTTATGTATCTAGGCAACAGCGCGCTAGAGCAGATGGGTGTTGTCTCTAAAGATAAAAAAGAGTTTACACTTCTTAAGATGATGGATAGAAGTGCGACTGCCATCGGAAAAAGACTTTTAAAAGAGAGACTTTTAAACCCTATAATGGAAAAAGAGGAACTTGAGAGAAGATATAATCTAATAGAGCGTGTCTCATCTCACACAAGGTATCTGGATGAGACTATGCGCGGAGTTTATGATTTGCAGAGACTATCTCGCCGACTTGATTTAGGGAGACTTCACCCTTTTGAGATGAACCATGTTTACGAATCTATACTCAGCGTAAAAGATCTGATGCTCTATGTTAAAAAGCATAAAA
The sequence above is drawn from the Candidatus Sulfurimonas baltica genome and encodes:
- a CDS encoding OmpA family protein, whose amino-acid sequence is MKDILLLISVLFTLSANEVTQENEATNEFAYIQPISVEEVPVAPVLDSDNDGIADKDDKCPATPPNTRVDSKGCEFDSDNDGVVNSKDECPNTPPNTKVDFKGCKIVNDSDNDGVADEDDKCPGTLEGIKVDYRGCEIDSDDDGVVDSQDQCPDTSKDFRVDGYGCPQTATLNVNFETAKYNVDDRLVKNLQKFSLFLQENKGYKVVIYGFTDSVGDSNSNRILSKNRAEAVKEALTLYGIDASRFTTIGKGETNPISDNGTKEGRAQNRRIEVELIK
- a CDS encoding type I secretion system permease/ATPase produces the protein MLLTSSENLRMDSLLECLVLFTKLYHKPFSAEALTAGLPIEVGRDAPELFSINNAKGLFSRAAERAGLKSSLIRRPLSQISPLQLPMIILLSNQGACILDRFNEDKTQVKIIMPAEEAIEQWVDTDVLQDEYIGFGFMIKKAFEYSDDPLKTLHLNQKHWFWSTIKLSAKTYKDVLYASLLINLFVLASPLFTMNVYDRVVPNNAIETLWVFAIGVSIIYILDTFLKFTRTYLLESAAKKSDIIMSSIVFEKVLDLKMENHPSSVGSFASNIKDFDSIRSFLTNATMAAIIDLPFAVIFLIVIWYIGGGIVFVPIVTMLLILSYAFFIKKPLRDSIESTHAASAKKSSILIETLNNIETLKTLGTVNQVQWKWEESTGEIAEKSLKSRLLSASIPTITQLFIQLNTVMIIVYGVYLIQAFELSMGGLIAIVILTSRTLAPMGQVAALLTNYEDTKTSYETLNEIISQPSERPKGKKFLERPEFTGHIEFVDVTFAYPGTDIPALKNISFVINPGEHVAIIGRIGSGKSTIQKLILGLYEPSSGQILIDGIDIKQVDPADLRKNIGYVSQDIMLFRGTVKDNITYRATHASDSDMIRAANISGTSEFIRKHPKGYEMPIGERGQGLSGGQRQSIGIARAFLIESPIMLMDEPSNAMDQITEAKLLDNLSKNTINKTSLYVTQKMTLLKIVDRVIVINEGKIYIDAPKDEALKQLQTKKKDTDEGKNIEQK
- a CDS encoding sensor histidine kinase — translated: MQTVIKIFSILFITNLYSNETTKHLSDTFSVYTPYFAILTFFAAIVIFLMYRYYNNKRVDEELKKTVEEELRKSKERDKIIFTQSKLASMGEMMENIAHQWRQPLSQINSAVLVIDDILYEKKINDSVIEEKLLEIESLTKYMSKTIDDFKDFFNKNKKREKFSLNELIEHSVYIVKGTLKSNNIEVKTYFNEKLLCNSYRNELQQAIITILNNAKFMFIHRNIFKPKITIRAEKVDDNFSITICDNAGGIDKEIISKIFEPYFTTKHKSQGTGLGLYISKMMIEESMGGKLSVKNSNGGACFEIILKGDDE
- a CDS encoding TolC family outer membrane protein, coding for MIKLYEGKMKTLAISLLIASTLLSAQSLKMSVSEVLSTNPVILERLKNYNATKEDVTIAESGYYPKLDLSIGVGKEKGERAGGTDFDFSVYQNSLSYTQNLFQGFETTYQVQEHENRTISAAYSYIEKVNDTSFKMVDSYLQVMRNKELLDNAQANIDINTEILNKVQKLYDSGLTTLSEVNKIESSLALAKSNYSVQENTLLDVKFQLQRVLGRNINHEDMSRPQLVVILPKNIEDATLVAMENNPSLLVSKYNVKLAQATYHKSKAPFYPSLDIEISQNMTKNLSGVEGKYENLRAMAYLKYNFFNGFADKATLQKSVSNIHKEVQVKNTLRREVIEGLSLSWAAYEKLTDQLGHLQNYRKFSQKTLSLYSKEYDLGRRSLLDLLSSQNDYIASKAQIINTEYSMLFSKYRILDAMGTLVSTVMEDSDVSYSNVGFKSKIHKNSVVVPELNDTYKDMLPILYDVDRDLIVDEVDICNNSLPKPMKSLYGCEETFEDIKRIERYSGFLFSGESSELTQDAEDRLNSLIKQIEPYGWENLKFDLLGNVENINMSKEDLLALSQRRAQVVKDKLVEAGAFEDNITLHANSDKNPMYSDEESESVALNNRTDIIVKKLKLNR
- a CDS encoding response regulator transcription factor, with amino-acid sequence MSENKFPYNILFVEDEDATRENYVRFLKKYYENVYEACDGEEAYKIYKDKKPHILIVDINIPKLSGINLLKKIRENDHSIKVIMLTAHSETHYLLEATELMLTKYLIKPITRDELKNALNLVLQELSKFTVSPKKLLILKDCFSWDYDLKELLCENKPVPLTNKERKILTILFLNINKTCDYYEIIYEVWYDYSDDKLDALKTIIKNLRKKLPKETIGNDFGVGYRLKI